A single genomic interval of Antarcticibacterium arcticum harbors:
- a CDS encoding DNA polymerase III subunit alpha codes for MYLNTHTYYSMRFGTFSEIELLELARENHVKKLVLTDINNTSACLNFVRKSAEYDIEPVLGIDFRNGAQQQFVAIARNNEGYREINEFLSHRLQKKLMIPEKAPVFKNAFVIYPFEKILAAETSQFLPHEFIGVSINELRKLRFSKLREMTSRLVVLQPVTVRNKRDFNAHRLLRAIDNNCLLSKLPPEEEAGTDEKMLPQEILEEKFEDFPFILENTRHLLAGCSIHFDFSAARVPQNQQVYGGSKEEDEKLLEKLCEKGINLRYPNPSPEILKRTETELKVIKKLNFVSYFLINWRICQYAREKEYFYVGRGSGANSIVAHLLQITEVDPVELDLYFERFINEFRTSPPDFDIDFSWQDREDMTRFIFEEFEHTALLATYNTFQYRAVIRELGKVFGLPKEDIDLLCEGRAPQNNMDSIHRTVIKYGKLIEGMPNYRSIHAGGILVSNKPLTSFSALDLPPKGFPTVQFDMIIAEDVGLYKFDILAQRGLGKIKDTLDIIAENKPEAPAFDIHDLKKFKQDPRINNLIKEGNCMGCFYIESPGMRNLLRKLKTDTYLGLVAASSIIRPGVSKSGMMREYIMRHRDPERRKLAHPALEKIMPDTYGIMVYQEDVIKVAHFFAGLSLAEADVLRRGMSGKFRSRAEFLKVEEKFIANCRERNIEEKMIFEVWDQIKSFAGYTFAKGHSASYAAESYQSLFLKTYFPLEYMVAVLNNGGGFYSPELYVHEAKMCGAIIEPPCINEGDFHNTIKGKHLYLGFGNLKELEQRVAQRIIENRNFHGKFTSFENFIDRLNIGIEQLSILIRINAFRFTGIDKFKLLWDAHFKLSKAPQRPDQFALFNPHHKKFTLPDLRTTKLEAAFEQIELLGFPLCSHFELLKEEPLNRYGEKDFKDFRNGNILIYGYLVTIKYTKTYKGEVMYFGTFLDREGKFFDAVLFPPVAQQYSFQGPGIYALYGKISEEFEVLSLEVIKMRKEAYITDPRFSEENPVTAQRLEKLKNLEERKEVKPQNQNPPHVI; via the coding sequence GTGTACCTGAACACCCACACATATTACAGCATGCGCTTTGGCACCTTTTCAGAAATAGAATTGCTGGAACTGGCGCGGGAGAATCATGTAAAAAAACTGGTACTTACAGATATCAATAATACTTCGGCCTGCCTCAATTTTGTGCGAAAGTCGGCAGAATATGATATTGAGCCGGTATTGGGAATAGATTTCAGAAACGGAGCGCAGCAGCAATTTGTAGCTATCGCAAGAAACAATGAAGGTTACCGGGAAATAAATGAGTTTCTCTCTCACCGGCTTCAGAAGAAATTAATGATCCCCGAAAAGGCTCCTGTGTTTAAAAATGCCTTTGTGATCTATCCGTTTGAGAAGATCCTGGCGGCAGAAACCTCTCAGTTTTTACCTCATGAATTTATTGGGGTCTCTATAAACGAACTGCGCAAACTGCGTTTTTCAAAACTTCGGGAAATGACCTCCCGGCTGGTAGTGCTGCAACCTGTTACGGTGCGAAACAAGCGGGATTTCAATGCGCACCGGCTCCTTCGCGCCATAGACAACAACTGCCTGTTGAGCAAACTTCCCCCCGAGGAAGAAGCCGGAACCGATGAAAAAATGCTTCCGCAGGAAATACTGGAAGAAAAGTTTGAAGATTTTCCATTTATCCTTGAAAATACCCGCCACCTGCTGGCGGGGTGCAGCATTCACTTTGATTTTTCGGCAGCACGCGTACCACAAAACCAACAGGTATACGGTGGCAGTAAAGAGGAAGATGAAAAGCTGCTGGAGAAACTTTGCGAAAAAGGAATAAACCTTCGCTACCCAAACCCCTCTCCCGAAATCCTGAAGCGCACAGAGACCGAATTAAAAGTGATAAAAAAGCTCAATTTTGTCTCCTATTTTCTCATCAACTGGCGTATTTGCCAGTATGCCCGGGAGAAAGAATATTTCTATGTAGGCCGTGGGAGCGGGGCCAACAGTATTGTAGCCCACCTGCTGCAAATAACCGAAGTGGATCCCGTAGAACTTGACCTTTATTTTGAACGGTTTATCAATGAATTTCGCACGAGTCCGCCAGATTTTGATATAGATTTCTCGTGGCAGGACCGGGAAGACATGACCCGTTTTATTTTTGAGGAATTTGAGCATACCGCTTTGCTGGCTACTTATAACACCTTTCAATACCGCGCAGTAATACGGGAACTGGGAAAAGTATTTGGGCTGCCCAAAGAAGATATCGATCTTTTATGCGAAGGCCGGGCACCCCAAAATAATATGGATTCCATTCACAGAACGGTGATCAAATATGGAAAACTCATAGAGGGAATGCCCAATTACCGAAGCATTCACGCGGGCGGGATCCTTGTTTCCAATAAACCCCTCACCTCCTTCTCTGCCCTGGACCTGCCGCCCAAAGGTTTTCCCACGGTACAGTTTGATATGATAATTGCCGAGGATGTAGGCCTCTATAAATTTGACATCCTTGCCCAGCGCGGCCTGGGAAAGATTAAGGATACCCTGGATATAATAGCTGAAAATAAGCCAGAGGCCCCGGCTTTTGATATTCATGACCTGAAAAAATTTAAACAGGATCCCCGTATTAACAACCTTATTAAAGAAGGGAATTGTATGGGATGTTTTTACATAGAATCGCCCGGAATGAGAAACCTGTTGCGAAAACTTAAGACCGATACCTACCTGGGACTGGTAGCCGCCAGTTCTATTATAAGGCCGGGAGTTTCCAAAAGCGGCATGATGCGGGAATATATCATGCGGCACCGGGATCCCGAACGCCGTAAGCTGGCGCATCCTGCCCTGGAAAAGATCATGCCGGATACTTACGGTATTATGGTGTATCAGGAAGATGTGATCAAGGTGGCACACTTCTTTGCAGGCCTTAGCCTGGCGGAAGCCGATGTGCTGCGTCGCGGAATGAGCGGAAAATTCCGCTCCCGGGCTGAATTTCTAAAAGTGGAGGAAAAATTCATAGCCAACTGTCGCGAACGAAACATTGAAGAAAAAATGATCTTTGAAGTGTGGGACCAGATAAAGAGTTTCGCGGGCTATACTTTTGCGAAGGGACACTCTGCCAGCTATGCTGCAGAGAGTTACCAAAGCCTGTTCCTTAAAACCTATTTTCCCTTGGAATATATGGTTGCGGTGCTTAATAACGGCGGCGGTTTCTACAGCCCCGAGTTATACGTGCACGAAGCAAAAATGTGCGGCGCTATTATAGAACCGCCCTGTATTAACGAGGGGGATTTTCACAACACCATCAAGGGAAAACACCTTTACCTGGGATTTGGAAACTTAAAAGAACTGGAGCAACGCGTGGCCCAGCGAATTATTGAAAACCGGAATTTTCACGGAAAATTCACTTCTTTTGAAAATTTTATAGACCGGCTCAACATTGGAATTGAGCAATTGAGTATCCTTATAAGGATCAATGCTTTCCGGTTTACGGGCATAGATAAATTTAAGCTGTTATGGGACGCGCATTTTAAATTATCTAAAGCCCCTCAAAGACCAGATCAATTTGCCCTGTTCAATCCCCACCATAAAAAATTCACCCTGCCAGATCTTCGTACCACCAAACTGGAAGCGGCCTTTGAACAAATTGAATTGCTGGGATTTCCACTATGCAGCCATTTTGAATTGCTAAAAGAAGAACCCCTTAACCGGTATGGAGAAAAGGATTTTAAAGATTTTCGCAACGGCAACATCCTTATTTATGGCTACCTGGTTACCATTAAATACACAAAAACCTATAAAGGAGAGGTCATGTATTTCGGGACCTTTCTGGACCGGGAGGGGAAGTTCTTTGATGCGGTACTTTTTCCTCCGGTAGCACAACAATACAGTTTTCAGGGGCCCGGTATTTATGCCCTTTATGGTAAGATAAGCGAAGAATTTGAAGTGTTGAGCCTTGAAGTAATTAAGATGCGCAAAGAAGCCTACATCACAGATCCACGTTTTTCAGAAGAAAACCCTGTTACCGCACAACGACTCGAAAAACTGAAAAATCTGGAAGAACGCAAAGAAGTAAAACCACAAAATCAAAACCCACCCCATGTCATTTGA
- a CDS encoding putative DNA modification/repair radical SAM protein: MSFERIKEKLDILADAAKYDISCSSSGSKRANKNKGLGNSDGVGICHSYTEDGRCVSLLKILLTNHCIFDCAYCVTRKSNDIKRAAFKVQEVVDLTMNFYRRNYIEGLFLSSGIFKSADHTMERLVAVAKKLRLEENFNGYIHLKSIPGASDELMLEAGLYADRLSVNIEIPTISGLKLLAPDKKHEDFIKPMAAVREGIVQYQNERKIIKSTPKYAPAGQSTQMIVGATGESDRDVMYSAAFYYEKYNMKRVYYSGYIPVAEDSRLPALGSPVPLLRENRLYQTDWLLRFYGFDIRELLNENHQNLDLDVDPKLSWALRNRELFPLDINRADENLLARIPGIGMKSVYKIIQARKFRKLNWEHLAKIGVALNRAKYFITCDSAQWEKRELPSERIKGLILQNSTSKFRKDYSIQLALFS, encoded by the coding sequence ATGTCATTTGAACGAATAAAAGAAAAACTCGATATACTGGCCGATGCTGCAAAATATGATATTTCCTGCTCCAGCAGTGGCAGCAAAAGAGCCAATAAGAACAAAGGCCTTGGCAACAGTGACGGGGTAGGCATTTGCCACAGTTATACAGAAGATGGTCGCTGTGTTTCCCTGCTTAAGATCCTGCTCACCAATCACTGCATTTTTGACTGTGCATATTGCGTGACACGTAAAAGCAATGATATAAAACGGGCTGCCTTCAAAGTACAGGAAGTGGTAGACCTTACCATGAATTTTTACAGGCGCAATTATATTGAAGGACTGTTCCTGAGCTCGGGAATTTTCAAAAGTGCCGATCATACCATGGAACGCCTCGTGGCAGTTGCAAAAAAACTGAGACTGGAAGAAAATTTCAATGGATATATCCACTTAAAATCTATTCCCGGCGCCAGTGACGAACTTATGCTGGAAGCAGGATTGTATGCAGACAGGCTTTCGGTTAATATCGAGATCCCAACTATCTCCGGTTTAAAACTCCTGGCGCCAGATAAAAAGCATGAAGATTTTATAAAACCCATGGCGGCGGTGAGGGAAGGGATCGTGCAATATCAAAATGAACGCAAAATCATAAAGAGTACTCCAAAATATGCGCCCGCAGGGCAAAGCACGCAAATGATCGTAGGTGCCACGGGCGAGAGTGACCGTGATGTGATGTATTCTGCAGCTTTTTATTACGAAAAATATAATATGAAGCGGGTATATTATTCAGGATACATTCCGGTTGCCGAAGACTCCCGGCTCCCTGCACTTGGAAGTCCGGTACCGCTGCTTAGAGAAAACAGGCTTTATCAAACCGACTGGTTGCTGCGCTTTTATGGTTTTGATATAAGGGAACTATTAAATGAAAATCATCAAAACCTGGATCTTGATGTAGACCCCAAACTTAGCTGGGCCTTGCGCAACCGGGAGCTTTTTCCCCTGGATATAAACCGGGCAGATGAAAATCTCCTTGCAAGGATTCCCGGTATAGGAATGAAATCTGTTTATAAGATCATACAGGCCAGAAAATTCAGGAAATTAAACTGGGAGCACCTGGCCAAAATAGGGGTGGCATTAAACCGTGCGAAATATTTTATTACCTGCGATTCTGCACAGTGGGAGAAACGGGAGCTTCCCAGTGAGCGCATTAAAGGCTTGATCTTACAAAACTCAACAAGCAAATTCAGAAAAGATTACAGCATCCAATTAGCACTTTTCAGTTAA
- a CDS encoding TIGR03915 family putative DNA repair protein, giving the protein MKNTILIYDGSFEGFLTCVFQAFEQRLNVTGIYTEEAAQPGLFSTPEIVITNFEKAGRVKKGLKDNLDGGGRRQLYFSFLSELSGIELQLLEYIKLVFARNNFSSRDFGNPLILRISQTAKMVSREKHRMEAFVRFMLTKDEIYFAHIEPDFNVLPLILPHFESRYADQKWIIYDLKRKFGLFYNLHETNYISMDISPDIFDKNYQTSVYSTSELEFQELWRQYFKSTNIKSRKNLKLHNQHVPKRYWKYLSEKSSLHN; this is encoded by the coding sequence ATGAAAAATACCATACTAATATATGACGGTTCCTTTGAAGGATTTTTAACCTGTGTTTTCCAGGCTTTTGAGCAAAGACTAAATGTTACAGGAATTTATACTGAAGAAGCGGCCCAGCCTGGTTTGTTCTCTACGCCGGAAATAGTGATAACCAATTTTGAAAAGGCCGGAAGAGTAAAGAAAGGGCTAAAAGACAACCTTGACGGGGGCGGAAGAAGACAGCTCTATTTCTCCTTTTTAAGTGAATTATCCGGGATAGAACTTCAACTATTGGAATATATTAAACTGGTATTTGCAAGAAACAATTTTAGTTCGCGGGATTTTGGGAACCCACTCATTCTCAGGATTTCCCAAACCGCCAAAATGGTGAGCAGGGAAAAACACAGGATGGAGGCATTTGTGAGATTTATGCTCACCAAAGACGAAATTTACTTCGCTCATATAGAACCCGACTTTAACGTTCTTCCGCTTATTTTGCCTCATTTTGAAAGCCGGTATGCCGATCAAAAATGGATAATTTATGATTTAAAGCGAAAATTTGGCTTGTTTTATAACCTTCACGAAACCAATTACATAAGTATGGACATATCCCCGGATATTTTCGATAAAAATTATCAAACCAGTGTTTACAGTACCTCCGAGCTGGAATTTCAGGAATTATGGAGACAGTATTTTAAAAGCACCAACATTAAATCTCGTAAAAACCTGAAATTACATAATCAACATGTGCCAAAAAGATACTGGAAATATTTAAGTGAAAAGAGTTCTTTGCATAATTAA
- a CDS encoding response regulator, giving the protein MTKNKKILVVDDDSGIGEMLKTLLEFYGYQVEVTEKPFEAEDLIVKHNIDLVLLDMLISGVNGTDVCARIRKNEATAEIPVIMMSALHDAGEKCKKAGANDFVAKPFEMDLLIGKIEEVFQDEKYLS; this is encoded by the coding sequence ATGACAAAAAATAAAAAAATATTAGTTGTAGATGATGACTCCGGTATTGGAGAAATGTTAAAGACTCTCCTGGAATTTTATGGGTATCAGGTTGAAGTTACTGAAAAACCTTTTGAAGCTGAAGATTTGATCGTGAAGCACAACATTGACCTTGTTCTTCTGGATATGCTTATTTCTGGTGTGAACGGTACCGATGTTTGTGCGAGAATAAGAAAAAATGAAGCAACCGCAGAGATCCCGGTTATTATGATGTCTGCCTTGCACGATGCCGGAGAAAAATGCAAAAAAGCCGGGGCCAATGATTTTGTGGCAAAACCTTTTGAAATGGACCTGCTTATAGGGAAAATCGAAGAGGTTTTCCAGGATGAAAAATATTTATCCTAA